One segment of Pyricularia oryzae 70-15 chromosome 3, whole genome shotgun sequence DNA contains the following:
- a CDS encoding transcription factor steA → MYSHPHNAGVAAAPQKPETFMLSTEAQQALPHDAQVALQQVDNLKYFLISAPVDWQPDQYIRRFLLPTGEYVSCVLWNNLFHISGTDIVRCLSFRFQAFGRPVKNSKKFEEGIFSDLRNLKSGTDASLEEPKSPFLDFLYKNNCIRTQKKQKVFYWYSVPHDRLFLDALERDLKREKMGQEATTMAVSEPALSFQYDSSQSLYEQLTKAQQANSSSFNAQQVSFPPSQSTSPVMRAMDSMPPPPQMMPQPMPQSMAPLADGLDAMVPYAAMGMAPGMPPQPAVKREPDFNRVQYNQNGVPINQGHQRHASMPAYGLEYSPAPSFVSSHYDDYGNRGISFEPLTPPQQAMGMGAEPAYIANEETGLYTAIPDHMNGVNGLNGMIQLPPSNLAGPQFTRSYGSNNVYSVIEGSPTYKQRRRRSSIPPGMSAIAAATAAATAAHRPSDLRRSVSASVGPVAEGDESLDNSPPGLIYSNQPMSMANHQREAMEQMSRHGTPLSTVEGSPGMHNVNLEQQQYPMPSEDMTSPMDDRSRPMAQGGPSVVRRARSATVMGSEVGPYPQKSHSCPIPTCGRLFKRLEHLKRHVRTHTQERPYICPYCSKAFSRSDNLAQHKRTHDRADGGEGLILSGEDEEEYSGDDHLGSLEEASPTSEGGYVTSSLNSAMAHSNTSQHPGSNAVSPNPGPMSHAPTYNSMQTLMQPMQMSQPQPINAGGMM, encoded by the exons ATGTATTCCCATCCACACAACGccggcgtcgccgccgcgcccCAAAAACCCGAAACATTCATGCTCAGCACAGAAGCGCAACAAGCTTTACCACACGATGCACAGGTCGCTCTCCAACAAGTCGATAATC TGAAATACTTTCTCATCTCTGCTCCCGTCGATTGGCAACCCGACCAGTACATCCGCAGGTTTCTGCTACCAACCGGTGAATACGTCTCTTGCGTATTATGGAACAACCTCTTTCACATTTCTGGTACAGATATTGTACGATGCCTGTCGTTCAGGTTTCAAGCCTTTGGTCGACCTGTCAAGAACTCCAAGAAGTTTGAGGAGGGTATCTTTTCAGATCTCCGCAACCTGAAGTCTGGCACAGACGCCTCCCTCGAGGAGCCCAAGAGCCCTTTCTTGGACTTCCTGTACAAGAACAACTGCATCAGGAcgcaaaagaagcaaaaggtcTTCTACTGGTATAGCGTACCACACGACCGTCTTTTCCTCGATGCGCTCGAGAGGGATCTCAAGAGGGAAAAGATGGGCCAGGAGGCCACCACCATGGCCGTCAGCGAGCCGGCTCTGTCTTTCCAGTACGACTCGTCGCAGTCGCTCTACGAGCAATTGACCAAGGCCCAACAAGCGAATTCGTCCTCCTTCAACGCTCAACAGGTTTCCTTCCCCCCATCGCAGTCCACTTCCCCTGTCATGAGGGCGATGGACTCGATGCCCCCGCCGCCCCAGATGATGCCGCAGCCAATGCCCCAATCGATGGCCCCTTTAGCGGATGGCCTGGACGCCATGGTACCCTATGCCGCGATGGGGATGGCTCCGGGGATGCCGCCCCAGCCGGCAGTCAAGAGGGAGCCGGACTTTAACCGCGTCCAGTACAACCAGAACGGAGTCCCGATCAACCAGGGTCACCAGCGCCACGCCTCGATGCCCGCATACGGTCTCGAGTACTCTCCCGCGCCTTCTTTCGTGTCATCACACTATGACGACTACGGCAACAGGGGAATTTCTTTCGAGCCTCTCACACCTCCCCAGCAAGCAATGGGTATGGGTGCTGAGCCTGCTTACATTGCCAACGAGGAAACTGGACTCTACACTGCTATCCCTGACCACATGAATGGTGTCAACGGCTTAAACGGTATGATCCAGTTGCCTCCGTCCAACCTGGCTGGCCCTCAATTCACAAGGTCCTATGGGTCAAACAATGTTTACTCTGTGATTGAGGGCTCGCCAACCTACAAGCAGAGGAGAAGACGCTCATCAATCCCGCCAGGCATGTCGGCCATCGCAGCAGccactgctgctgccaccgccgcccacAGGCCATCGGACCTGCGTCGATCTGTGTCAGCATCCGTCGGTCCCGTTGCCGAGGGAGACGAGTCGCTCGACAACTCGCCCCCAGGACTCATCTACAGCAACCAGCCCATGTCAATGGCAAACCACCAGAGGGAAGCTATGGAGCAAATGTCGCGCCACGGAACTCCTCTCTCCACGGTGGAAGGCAGCCCTGGCATGCACAATGTCAACCTTGAACAACAACAATACCCCATGCCCTCTGAGGATATGACCAGCCCTATGGACGACCGCAGCAGGCCAATGGCCCAAGGCGGCCCAAGTGTTGTCCGCAGGGCACGCTCGGCAACTGTCATGGGCAGCGAAGTCGGCCCCTACCCGCAAAAGTCACACTCGTGCCCGATCCCGACCTGTGGTCGTCTCTTCAAGCGCCTCGAGCACCTGAAGCG ACACGTGAGAACCCATACACAAGAAAGACCCTACATCTGCCCTTATTGTAGCAAGGCGTTCTCCCGATCAGACAACCTAGCACA GCACAAACGCACGCATGACCGGGCCGACGGTGGTGAGGGACTTATCCTGTccggcgaggacgaggaagagtaCTCGGGCGACGACCACCTCGGTTCTCTGGAGGAAGCCTCCCCGACCTCCGAGGGTGGATACGTTACGTCGTCACTCAACTCGGCTATGGCTCACAGCAACACATCGCAGCACCCTGGCTCAAACGCTGTCAGCCCCAACCCCGGGCCCATGAGCCATGCGCCAACATACAACTCGATGCAGACGCTCATGCAGCCGATGCAAATGAGCCAACCTCAACCCATCAATGCCGGTGGCATGATGTGA